A single genomic interval of Lathyrus oleraceus cultivar Zhongwan6 chromosome 7, CAAS_Psat_ZW6_1.0, whole genome shotgun sequence harbors:
- the LOC127105894 gene encoding vascular-related unknown protein 1: MSSLSKAPTNNSTEESGWTTYFDDFFNNNDDDNLNNIDHKCSNSLSLSTSSSLLSDATSLIDKNVLSNKNVEKELSLNKIGEMGSSFKKRKNIVDQALEDTATSPLNTPKEKRKAIVEDKKN, from the exons ATGAGTTCCTTAAGCAAAGCTCCAACTAATAATTCAACTGAAGAAAGTGGCTGGACTACATATTTTGACGATTTCTTCAACAACAATGATGATGATAATCTTAACAACATCGACCACAAGTGTTCTAACTCTTTGTCTTTATCTACCTCTTCTTCTCTTCTCTCAGATGCAACTTCTTTGATTGACAAAAATGTATTATCTAACAAAAATGTTGAGAAGGAGCTTTCTTTGAATAAAATTGGTGAAATGGGTTCAAGTTTCAAAAAGAGAAAGAATATTGTTGATCAAGCTTTGGAAGATACCGCAACTTCTCCTCTCAATACTCCCAAG GAGAAGAGAAAGGCAATAGTTGAGGACAAAAAGAATTGA